The sequence TGGGATGAAGATGCACCAATGGAGATTGAAGATGAAGAAGCCGTCAAACCCGAAGGATGGTTGGATGATGAACCTGAAGAAATTGATGATCCTGAAGCCACAAAACCAGAAGATTGGGACGATGAAGAGGATGGAGAATGGGAAGCACAAAAAATAGACAACCCAAAGTGCGAAGCAGCACCTGGCTGTGGAGAGTGGAAGAAGCCAATGAAGCACAACCCAGCATACAAGGGAAAATGGCACGCTCCTTTAATCGACAACCCAAACTACAAGGGTATCTGGAAGCCACAAGAGATAGATAACCCTGACTACTTCGAGCTTGACAAACCAGACTTTGAGCCAATCGCCGCTATTGGCATTGAGATTTGGACGATGCAGGATGGCATTCTCTTTGACAATATTTTGATTTCTACTAATGAGAAAGTTGCCGAGTCATACAGGGCAGACACATGGAAGCCTAAATATGAAATCGAGAAAGAAAAGCAGAAGGCTGAAGATGCTGCTGCAGCATCGCCCTCAGATGGACTTTCAGGTTTCCAGGTGACTTAACTATTCCACTAGAATTAGTTCCTGACATCAAGTTACTTGAGTTTGTTTTCCTTGTGCTTGACATTTATAATCATCACCATCTTGTTTGTATTGCAGAAGCAAGTTTTTGATGTTCTTTACAAGATAGCAGATATTCCTTTCTTGGAGGCATACAAGATCAAAATCATTGTGAGTCCGATTGTACTTTCGCTTTCCCAAATTCTAAGCTTTTTGAGGAGTCCTTTTTATTTTATCTAGCTACGGAACCGTCACCATTGCATGATGTAGAAAATAACCTTGTGCTGTTATATATTAATTTGGTCTTCCTGTTTCTGGTTTTTGTATTATCTTTTTGGCGTCTGACCCAGCTTCTCTTTGCAGGATGTCATCGAGAAGGCAGAGAAACAACCGAACCTCACTATTGGAGTGCTGGTTGCCATAGTGGTGGTCTTCGCTACTGTCATCTTCAGGACACTCTTTGGCAGAAGGAAGCCTCAGGTGATTGATTACTTCTGGTTCTGTTCTGCTTCATCATTCATTCCACCTTGCAGCTTAATATTACTTCGATTTCTAATATCTTCTTTGAATTATACAGGCTGCTGCCGCTCCGACTACTGAAGCCAAGAACGCTGGAGCTTCTGAGACCGATGCTGCAGGGAGCagggaagagagagaagagaatggTAAAGATGACGATGCTTCGGCCCCTCGCGCCGGTAGATCTAGGAGGAAGACATAAATTAGCCAAGTTTTCAAGATTCGGATAAACTATTCCT comes from Musa acuminata AAA Group cultivar baxijiao chromosome BXJ3-3, Cavendish_Baxijiao_AAA, whole genome shotgun sequence and encodes:
- the LOC135633990 gene encoding calnexin homolog 1-like, whose product is MGGRKIVTPFLLLVASSLLQIWASDPWFYESFDEPFEGRWIVSEKDDYQGLWKHSKSDGHEDYGLLVSENARKYAIVKELDGPITLKDGTVVLQFEVRLQNGLECGGAYLKYLRAQETGWIPKGFDNESPYSIMFGPDKCGATNKVHFILQHKNPKTGKFVEHHLKFPPSVPYDKLSHVYTAILKPDNELKILIDGEEKKTANFLSADDFEPALVPPKTIPDPDDKKPEDWDERAKIPDPDAVKPDDWDEDAPMEIEDEEAVKPEGWLDDEPEEIDDPEATKPEDWDDEEDGEWEAQKIDNPKCEAAPGCGEWKKPMKHNPAYKGKWHAPLIDNPNYKGIWKPQEIDNPDYFELDKPDFEPIAAIGIEIWTMQDGILFDNILISTNEKVAESYRADTWKPKYEIEKEKQKAEDAAAASPSDGLSGFQKQVFDVLYKIADIPFLEAYKIKIIDVIEKAEKQPNLTIGVLVAIVVVFATVIFRTLFGRRKPQAAAAPTTEAKNAGASETDAAGSREEREENGKDDDASAPRAGRSRRKT